In Vigna angularis cultivar LongXiaoDou No.4 chromosome 8, ASM1680809v1, whole genome shotgun sequence, one DNA window encodes the following:
- the LOC128193455 gene encoding uncharacterized mitochondrial protein AtMg00810-like — MVYVDDIVITGNDVARIAQLKDHLFNHFQTKDLGRLKYFLGIEVAQSKEGVIISQRKYALDILEETGLTDCKPIDSPMDSNKKLMRDHGEPFSDPERYKRLVGKLIYLTITRPDLSYPVGVVSQFVQNPHIDHWNVVVRILRYVKGNPGHGLLYENKGSTELEGYCDADWAGCPNDRRSTTGYCVLLGGNLVSWKSKKQSVVARSSAEAEYRSMAIATCELIWIKQLLQELKLCENKPTKLYCDNQAALHIASNPVFHERTKHIEIDCHFIREKLLSKDLITEFVNSNEQFADIFTKSLRGPRIQFICSKLGAYDLYAPA, encoded by the coding sequence atggtttatgttgatgatattgtgattacaggaaatgatgttgcgagaattgctcaattaaaggatcatttgttcaaccactttcaaACCAAAGACTTAGGTCGTTTGAAATActtccttggtattgaagtggcacaatcaaaagaaggagtcatcatttcacaaagaaaatatgccctagatattttggaggaaacaggtCTGACAGattgcaagcccattgatagtcctatggactcaaataaaaagttaatgagaGACCATGGTGAACCTTTCTCAGATCCAGAAAGATACAAAAGGTTggttggaaaactaatctatctcaccataacaagacctgatctttcttatccagtgGGAGTTGTGAGCCAATTTGTGCAAAATCCTCAtattgatcattggaatgtCGTGGTACGCATCCTTAGATATGTAAAAGGGAATCCAGGTCATGGACTGTTGTATGAAAACAAGGGAAGTACTGAGTtagaaggatattgtgatgcagattgggctggttgTCCGAATGATCGAAGATCTACCACAGGATATTGTGTACTCCTTGGAGGGAACCTTGTATCatggaaaagcaagaaacaaagtgttgttgctcgatctagtgcagaagctgaatACCGATCTATGGCCATAgctacatgtgaacttatatggatCAAACAACTCCTTCAAGAACTAAAATTATGTGAAAATAAGCCTACGAagttgtattgtgataaccaagcagctcttcacattgcctccaatccagtgttccatgagagaacaaaacatatagaaattgattgccATTTCATAAGAGAGAAGTTGTTGTCCAAGGATCTCATTACAgaatttgtcaattctaatgaacaatTTGCAGATATTTTTACTAAGTCTTTAAGAGGGCCTAggattcaatttatatgttccaagcttggtgcatatgatttatatgctccagcttga